The DNA window GACGCTTGATAAACCAGCATAACCTCTACAACGAGTCAcatggcttggtttccaggtgGTGGGGAGAGGAAGGGGATAGGAATTATAGTAGGGATAGTGGGGATTGAAGGCATATGGCCTGGCAGTGGCGGCAGAGCGCGCTTAGGCAAAGAAGGTTGAGTTGTTGGCAAGGTTGGCAATGTGGGCTGCGGCAGTGTTGGTATGGAAGGCAATGGTGGTATTGCAGGTTTGGGTCTGTGGttgcgattattttttaaagtgatttttattttgaaatatattaaaataatttttttaaaaaaaaaaattatttttaagatgaatatataaaaaccatctaaataataaaaaaattaatttttttaaaaacacgggttagcccgcgtttccaaacaataaattcaagaaTGAAGGTAGAGATGGAAATTGCAGGAGATTACGAGCTGCTTGGCCTCCTGAAACTAGCAAAGCAATGAAGAGAGTTAAGATGAAAAAACAGTTGAATCCTGCCATATTATTAAACTTCAAGGGCTTAGAAGACAATGATCTAGACAAATATGCAAgctaattaagaattttatgAGATTGTTGTTGTGACAAATCAGGGCTAGTGTTGTGTTGGGTAAGTAGGAGAGATCTAACCTGTAATGTGGGGTTGGTGTAGTTCAGAAAACAGGACGGACACTTAGAGCTTTGTTACTGTTAGAGTTAGTTCAACTTCTTATGCATCTTCCATTGATGGACCAGATGTTCGTGGAAATTGTTGTTGACCAATTATATCTGTTCTCTCTCTCCCTTCCTCTGTGTTTGTTTCCCGGGGTGAAGGGTTTGCAAGCTCAAAGCCTAATTTGTCCTTTTTCTTGAgcgaaaaacaaaaaatcaaacatggtTTCATcctatttgagaaaaaaaaaaatactattatctAAGTAAGGAGAAGTTTAACCTGTAATGTCGGGCTTACAACACAAGGAGGAGTTTTCAAGTTGAAAAGTTCAAAGAAACTAAGTGATGGAAACTTTGGAAAGAAAATagttcaaaactataaaatctcGAACAATAAAGAAACTAgtactatttatttgataaattggaAATTCCATAAACAAAACATTCAATGGAAAAACTAGTAGCTAATCACTAGCAAAATCCTACACCTAACAAAATCTTATTTGGacagaaaaagaaattatatcatCTCCAAGCATAATAGTGTGTCCACCAGAAGGCAAAACACTGTAGGCGTTGAAGTCTACAACCTGTAAACTCTTGCTAGCATTGAACTCAAATTTCACCTTCTCACTGCCTCCAGCGGGAACAAATACCCTCTTGAAACCGATAACTTGCTTGATGTAGGTGGCGTCAATTCCTTCTGGTGGCTTTGCATAGACAATGACCACTTCACTCCCATCTTTAGCGCCTGCGTTCAGGACTTCAACTTCAAATTCAAACTGATCATTATACTGAGAATCATCAACTCGAATTGCAGGACAAGAAGGCTTGAACGAGTCATTCTTGTATCCCAAATCATGACAGTATTGATACTTATCCAATTTGATGTCGAGTGATCTTATCGTAGATGTCAACTTATAAGTGAATTGAGTATAACTCAGTCCATGTCCAAATGGATAAACAGTAGATCCATTAAAGAACTTGTAAGTACGACCTGGGTAGCCTAGGCTATCAATTGGTCTCAAAGGCATAGACGTCATTGGGAGCATATCCACGTAATCAGCTTCATGCCATGTGAGTGGTAATCTTCCTCCTGCGTTCATGTATCATATCATCTTTCTTTGTTGTATAAAAAAGATACACAGACATGATCattttcatgaatattcaaGAAATCTAATCTGAAAAACACTAATTACCTGGATTATATTTGCCAAAAATAACATCTGCGATAGCATTTCCTCCCTCTTCTCCAGGGTATCCAACCCACAAAATAGATTTGATATCTCCATTACTCTTGGCAAAAGAGATATCCACACCTCCAGCAGACATGAGTACAAGAACAACCGGACCATTAGAAACACTAGCAACTTGATTGATAAGTTGAGTTTGGTAGCCTGGAAGGAGAAGGTCATCCCTATCAAGACTTTCAGCCTCGATAGACAAATCTATGCCAGCTAAAATAATGGTGGCATCGGCTTTCTTTGCAGATTCCATTGCTGGGAATATAAAGCTCTCATCCTTGCATGCAATATCACTGCATCCCATTTGATAATCCACTTTCGCATATTTTGATAACCCTTCAATAGGAGTAATGATTTGGCATGGAATACCTACAACAAGATAGATGAACAAAGCTATATTAGAGCAAAAATGTGCAtaataaactataaatttatattgtctttaaaattaatatatatgtaaatataattttttgtttaaaattaactacCAGCATAGTTTCCAATCATAGCTGAGGTAGCATTAGAATGAGGTCCAATCACGGCTAAGGTTTTAACTTTTTCAATGCTCAAAGGTAGactatcattttcattttttagaagAACAGCCCCCTCCCTTGCAGCTTCGGTTGCTAACTCAATATTTTCCTTCGAGCACACATCATTCTTGCCAAAAGAGTTGTATTGGGGGATTCCATCAAAAAACCCTAATCTCATTAGAACCACATAAAGGAAATTCAGGGACTTGTCTATGTCTGCCTCCCTGACTTTTCCTTGTCTAACTGCAGCTTCAACATTCTCCGTGTAGTAAGCTCCACAATCCAAATCcaaacctaaaaataataatattattattaatttgatagtgcaaacatttatattcaaaatctgATAATCCACAAACATTAATTATCCTCGCCTGCTTTAAGAGCTTGTGCAACTGCATCCTCTTTGGTATCACCAAGCCATTTATGATTTTCAACCATTACTTGTAAGGAATCACAATCAGAAACTATGTATCTGccaaatcaataatattaaaatatataattaaatgattaaatatttatttaaacacTTGAGGTAAGAGCTAAAGGTTGAACTTAAGAGAGAAACCAGTGTGGCTATTTAATTTGTATGTATAGCTAGTATCAAAGGGTACAAGATGCTTGCAATTCTTAATAATCAGTATTggcagaatatatatatataatttacattcaaatgacaagaaaaaaataaataaaagaaaatacaatgatattgGATTTTAAAGTTGTACCCGTGTAGATCCCAATCTCCTCTAATAGTTTGATTTAAAAGCTTCGGATCAGCACAAGTAGGTATGCCATTAACACGATTGTAAGAACACATAACACTGCTAACATCACCATCCTTGACACACATTTGAAAAGGTCGAAGGAATGTCTCCACCATATCTTGTTCTGACACCTTCAGAAcacaaaaggagagaaaaagttCACTTGCAATATTTTTGTACgagaaaaaaccttaaaataagTGTTGCAAGGTTAAGAATAGTAACTCTAGCATCAAAAGTGTAACGTTCAACTCCTTTCCAATTATCAACATCATAAGCAGCATAGTGCTTGCAACATGAGGATACTTTGAGGGGTCTAGAATTAGGATCCGTGTAATTCTCTGATCCCTCAACATCTTGTAAGCCTCTCACATAATTAACAGCATATCTGCCAACAAGGTAAGGATCTTCTCCTGGTGTCTCCATGGCTCTTCCCCATCGAGGATCCCTCACTACATTAATATTTGGACTCCAATAAGTTAATCCAGCCCGACCTAGATTATACATAGCTCTTGCTTCTGTTGAAACGGCCTACAAAGAATAACAAAatggattaaaaatataaaaggctgacataaaaaaactaacagaaCCAAATGGATTAAGCAACTGGTTAATCAAGCGTTTTCAAGGAGATTGGAACTACAAAAAGAGTCTAACAATGATAATTTCTCTATAAGAAAGTAATACTGTAAACGTAAAAATCACAGGATGATGAgtttttttcccatttaattAATAGGATTgtttaaaggaaaaattaagTTAAGCTTAGCATATTTAATTACCTGCCCAATAGCTTTCCATAGTGACTCGTTGAATGCTGCTGCAGTGGTTATCACCGTAGGGAAACTTGTTGAACCAGGaatcaaatcatcaaagaaGGTTCCTGGACCGACATTTGACACTCCATGGAGAGCCTCTGACCACCACTGATATTCAGCAAGCCCTAACCTAGGCACCCCATAAGCTTTGTTTCCAAGTTGCAGAACTTTTTCATTCAAGGTCATTTGATTGACTAAATCCATTGCCCTAACTTCATAAGACAATGAAGTGTCACAAAATGCAAAGTTTGAGACATCTAAACCCAAACTAGCATATCTGGCGGGGTCACAAACAAAGGTAAAGTTTGAGCCAGTAGGGGTAGCATCATCATGATCCAAAGTAGAAGATGATAGGATTCTATGATTAACTCTAGCACCAGTAGAAAGAACAAAGCAagcacaaagaaaaataaacgaACAAAGGATTTTcgccatttttcttttaactgaTCAGTGCATGTGAAAAAGACTTGGttatttataaagaaatctAATTAAGATGACAACAAACTCATCAAAAGATAGATATTTAAGTGATGTGATTACATTAGAAATCTTAATCTACAGAATAAAATCGTAATCCGGTGGTTTTGATTCGGATTAAGATTTAATATTTGTGTTGTTTAGATTcgatatattattaattaaatcagtCATATTTATCCATATgagattctatttttttttatttttttgatgaaagaTCTTACTAAGATTCTTTCAAGAAGGAGAAAACGGAAGAAGAATGGACATACATAATTAGCCAACTCCAATATTCAAGTATCTTCAACATGGAAATTTGATCTCTCGACTTGCTATTAACCATAGCTTAATTACCTTGTATTTcttataatttgacaaaaacattatttacaaCTTGGTCCCTTTATGTgcttaaagataaaaatggtcCCTTTATGTGAGAATAGTTTTTAAGGGCACATTAAGTTAAACAACTAAAAGGTGATCAAAACAATATGTCTGATCTCTTCATCTTATGGCCCCTCTTATTTCTTCATCCTGTTTCAGTTTCCTCACTAACCCTTTTTCtcctgaaaacaaaataatgtgtTAAACTTAGCTCGGCTCAACCCTACAACCTAAGATCTCACTCAAGTTGGGTTTTGTGTTGAATTAAATTGAGAGTTAACTCGTTTTAACCAGTTTGATCTAACagaacaatttataatccgatcaACAAATCAAGATTCAAGtgatatttattttgactttaaaaagaaaattcaaaataatatgttttaaatatttttaaataaatttttgaaacgATGTTATCTTGTATTTACCGTTTCTTGTATAGAGTTTTATAACTTTACTTAAGAATGAGACGAAGGAgaattataatattcaaaatttgtcaaaaaaaataagaagaagaagaagaaaatatataaaaaggaaaactagaataaaacttgaaaaaaaaaggaagaagaaaaagggtgCATCGAGCGAGGGCCAGGTAGTCAGCGTAAGGAACAGGCTCACATGCGGGATCATTACACGGCTTGGCAAGACCAACCCAAGTGTCATCGTAAAAGGATAGTGCtttacaaaccaaaaataaattcttagaaGAATAATCCTGAAACATTaacgaaaaaaataacaaaaaccaatACACACAGGATCATAGATTAGATAGAATTTATCGTCGAAgcttatattaaaatcatgattcctgtgctttctttgttcttttttgttgcatataattaatttagcCCTCCAtctcatgtatttttatttttaaccttgtttgcttcttctttttttctcacttgttgttttaatatattcctTCGGCTTATATAGTAATCAATTTGcatatcattttcttcataaaagaaagaaaaaactcgaCCAACAACGGgcaatattgtttaattttcagAAGAGGAGGAATGGCAATTTGCAAGGATATATGTAACATTAAAATAGTAGAAAAGGGACTGCAGAAAACACAAATTTTAGTACAACAAACTCTCAACAGCGTAAAATAATATGTGTGTAATACAATAACAAACACTCAGACGAAAGTCCTATCCACATATTAAAGTTATTTCACGACACATGTGTCTAATACATAGAAATATGAAATGGTATGGCCATTTAAGGACTAGTAGTAGACTGAGGTGGCTTGATATCCTTGGGAAGAGCTGGTATGGTAGGTAATGTGGTCTTTGGAAGCTCAGGGAAATGGGGGAAAGATGGTAATTCAGGCATTTTGGGAACTTCAGGTTTTGGCAGCTCAGGGAGTTCAGGTTTCGGTATTGTTGGAAGTTCAACCTTAGGCAACGGTGGCATCTCAGGCAATTCAGGCTTGGGGAGCTCAGGAACCATAGGCAATGTTGTCTCCAAAATCCTGCGCGCTTCTGTCCTGCATGTGTTGTCCACCATTGACAAAGTGATCAGCAAGAGTGGTGAAAGAAATGTCAAGAAACGAAGAGAAGCCATGATTTTGGAGATGGAAATCAGGAGGACTTGGatcaaaagtaattaaatagaGTCGTATACTAATTGCAAAGTGTGCAAGCTTCTCCAATCACTTTGGTGTACTGATTTCACTTTGAATTGGGGTTTTATAGATGTGGGATGTGGAGGATAGGGCAGTTTCAAGGGAGATAATTAATTTGGTGGGAAAGCTTGAGTCGTCTTGGTAGCTCAACTTCTGGGACGTCGAGAATAGGGCAGTTTCAAGGGAGATAATTAATTTGGTGGGAAAGCTTGAGTCGTCTTGGTAGCTCAACTTCTGGGACGTCGAGAATAGGGCATTTTCAAGAGGGATTTTGTACAGGTGAGTCTTGGTAGCTCACCTATACAAGTCTTGGTTGATCATCGTATATATGATGCATTATCCGTTTAAAGTTACTCCGATTTTGCgatttcaaattttcttgttgggTGCA is part of the Populus trichocarpa isolate Nisqually-1 chromosome 7, P.trichocarpa_v4.1, whole genome shotgun sequence genome and encodes:
- the LOC7485036 gene encoding beta-xylosidase/alpha-L-arabinofuranosidase 1, producing MAKILCSFIFLCACFVLSTGARVNHRILSSSTLDHDDATPTGSNFTFVCDPARYASLGLDVSNFAFCDTSLSYEVRAMDLVNQMTLNEKVLQLGNKAYGVPRLGLAEYQWWSEALHGVSNVGPGTFFDDLIPGSTSFPTVITTAAAFNESLWKAIGQAVSTEARAMYNLGRAGLTYWSPNINVVRDPRWGRAMETPGEDPYLVGRYAVNYVRGLQDVEGSENYTDPNSRPLKVSSCCKHYAAYDVDNWKGVERYTFDARVSEQDMVETFLRPFQMCVKDGDVSSVMCSYNRVNGIPTCADPKLLNQTIRGDWDLHGYIVSDCDSLQVMVENHKWLGDTKEDAVAQALKAGLDLDCGAYYTENVEAAVRQGKVREADIDKSLNFLYVVLMRLGFFDGIPQYNSFGKNDVCSKENIELATEAAREGAVLLKNENDSLPLSIEKVKTLAVIGPHSNATSAMIGNYAGIPCQIITPIEGLSKYAKVDYQMGCSDIACKDESFIFPAMESAKKADATIILAGIDLSIEAESLDRDDLLLPGYQTQLINQVASVSNGPVVLVLMSAGGVDISFAKSNGDIKSILWVGYPGEEGGNAIADVIFGKYNPGGRLPLTWHEADYVDMLPMTSMPLRPIDSLGYPGRTYKFFNGSTVYPFGHGLSYTQFTYKLTSTIRSLDIKLDKYQYCHDLGYKNDSFKPSCPAIRVDDSQYNDQFEFEVEVLNAGAKDGSEVVIVYAKPPEGIDATYIKQVIGFKRVFVPAGGSEKVKFEFNASKSLQVVDFNAYSVLPSGGHTIMLGDDIISFSVQIRFC
- the LOC18100893 gene encoding protein PELPK1 — translated: MASLRFLTFLSPLLLITLSMVDNTCRTEARRILETTLPMVPELPKPELPEMPPLPKVELPTIPKPELPELPKPEVPKMPELPSFPHFPELPKTTLPTIPALPKDIKPPQSTTSP